The sequence below is a genomic window from Halosolutus gelatinilyticus.
GACGACGGCGTACTCCTCGATGAGTTCGCCCGTCGGGACGCCGCCCAGGGCGTACACCTCGCTCGCGCCGAACGCCTCGGCGACGTCGAGGAAGGCGTCGGTCAGCACGTAGTGGCCCGCGTTGGTCTGCGCCTGGTGGTCGCCGGTCAGCAGGAGCACGTCGCGACCGTCGGGAACCGAGACGGCGTGAATCTCGGCGCACGTGAGCTCCGTGATTCCGTCCTCGACGCTCACCTGCGGCGGAAACTCCCGCGAGTAGATGCGGCGCACGAGCGCGCTCTCGGCCTCGAGTTCTTCGAGCAGGTGCTCGACGGCGAGGCTTCCGACGTGGCCGACGCCTGGCAACCCCTCGACGAAGACGGGGTCGACCAGATCGACCTCGGCAACTGCGTCGATCTCGAGTTCGTCCATACCGTATCAGCGGCGGCGACGTTTAAGAGACCGTCGGTACTCGCCGTACGGGTCGTCGGGATCGATCGGCGCCGGCGCGCTGTTTTCGGCGTCGGCGCCGCAGTCGGGACAGCGAGCAAAAAGCGTATACACCGGGCGATCGTGGGCCTCGGGCCACGCAGAACAGACCCGGATGTCGGACTTCATTACTCGTCGTCGGTTCGGCGCTCCCGATGGTACTCGCCCTCGCCGCCGTGGGATTCGATCGCGGCGATCGCGCGCTCGGCGGACGACTCGAGCTGGGATTCGGCGGTCTTGTAGTTGGGTGCCTGGACCGTGATGCGGTACTCCGGCGCGCCGACGTAGCTGACTTCGAGGTCGACCTCCTCGGGAACTTCGCCGTTCCCTTCGGCCGCCTGGAGCGCCTCCCGGATGCCGTCGACGCCGCTGGGCGAGGGATTCTCGATGTCGATGTAGCCGGTGACGTTGACGTACGGCACCGAGACGTTCTCGCGGGCGGTTTCGACGAGCGCGTCGATCTCGTCGTCGTCGAGGTCGGTCTCGTCGAGGGCTTCCTCGCCGTGGATCGCCGCCTGCTTGAACCCGTCGTAGAGGCTGCCGTGGGCGCCGATCAGTTCGTTGGCGATCGCCGTGTACTCCTCGTCGTCGATCTCCTCGCCGAAGGCGAGTTCCATCCAGTTGTCGGCCTTCTGCTCGTTTTTCCACTCCTGGATCTTGTCGGAGCGCTGGTGATCGTTAACGTCCTTCAGCGAGAGGTCGATCTGCTGGGACCCTTCGTCGACGTCGAGGACCTTGCAGACGACGATCTGGCCCTCGCGGACGTGGTCGCGGACGTTCTTGATCCAGCCGCTTGCGACCTCGGAGATGTGGATCAGGCCGCGCTTGTCCCGGTACTCCTCGAGATCGACGAAGACGCCGAAGTCCTCGATCTCGTCGATCTTCCCGACGACGAGTTCGCCGGGATCGGGCCAGCCGCTGTACTTCATCGTGACTCGACTGTCTCGACGATCTCGTGGTCGATCTCGGCTTTGCCGCCGGTCGGTCGGGCCAGCGTCGTGCCGCAGACGGCACACGAGACCTCGGTGGCGGCCTTGCCGAAGACGATCTGTTCGTTCTCGCAGTCACTGCACCGGACGCTGTAGAAGTTTCCTGCCATGGTAATCACTCCTGGAACTCGAGCCGGCCGACGCGCCATCCCTCGCGGAGGTGGGCCTTACCGCACTCGGCGCAGCGGTACTTGAGGTCAGCCTTCTTCGTGGGCTTCTCGCCGCTGGGTACCTTCGAGAACTTCCCCGAATTACCGATCGTGCTCGTCTGGCGGCGTCGCTGTCGGTCGGCGACCTTCTTCATCCCGGTCGACCGTCCGGTACGGACCTTCTCAACTTCGACTTCGTGGTGTTCGTTACAGTGCGGACAGTAGGTATTGAACCGGCGTGGCATCTGCATGGTTATCTCACTTGGCGTGAGGTATGGCAGCGCTGTTTAAAACCCGTTTGGTTCGTCGCCGTCGATCGATCGCGACCGGCTACTGCTTCGAATCGTCGACTCGACCACGCCGGAGCGTCGCCTCGAGGCCGGGAGTCCGAAACGCTTACTCCCTTCTCACGAGAATTCGCTGCCATGAAGCGGCTCATCATCCACGGGGACCCCGGAATCCGGAAGGGCGCGATCATCGACTACGACGGGGAGGAGGTGATCTGTTTCGGCATCAACCGAAACGGCGAGTACCACGGCCCCAAGGAGGTCCAGCTCTGGTGTACCGTCGGCACCGAAGACGAGTTCGAGGACTTCGAGAAGCGCAACTACATGCCCCACTTCCTCGACGTCGATCGCGTCGACGCGGACGCGGTCGAGGTCGTTCGGCCGCGGGGCGACCTCGCGATCTGAACCGCCGATCGAACCGTCGATCCACCCCTGGAATCGATGTCGATGCTCCCGGAGCGGACGGACGAATGACCCGACGAACTGCTCGCGTGCGGACGGTGCTCGCCGGACGACCGCCCGACCGTCGGTCCACGGCGAGATCGGTCTTCGATCGCGGGCGCCGATCGCACGCCGCAACGGAGCGCTGCCGGCGGTGACAGGGACGCCGAAGCGGACCGTCAGTACCGATCGAACTCGACGCCGATCGAGGGTCGACGATGGCTGATTCGCTGGGAGACGTCCTTCGAACGCGCGTGCGTGCGTTGCTCTCGACGGCCCGGATCGGCCAGTTCGCGGGCGTGGGATTCGTCGGGGCGACCGTCGACACCCTCGCGCTGTTCCTGCTCGTCGAGGCGGCGGGGCTCGGACCCGTGGTCGCCAAGACGATCGCGTGGGAGATCGGAATCGTCGTCATCTTCGCGATCAACGAACGGTGGACGTTCGCGGACTACGGCACCGTGGGACTGCGGCCGCTCGGCAGGCGCTTTCTGCGATCGAATCTGGTGCGATTCGCCGGATTTCTGGTGACGCTGTCGGCGCTTGCAGGATTGGTCTACGGGTTCGACGTCTGGTACCTGGCGGCGAAC
It includes:
- a CDS encoding proteasome assembly chaperone family protein, which gives rise to MDELEIDAVAEVDLVDPVFVEGLPGVGHVGSLAVEHLLEELEAESALVRRIYSREFPPQVSVEDGITELTCAEIHAVSVPDGRDVLLLTGDHQAQTNAGHYVLTDAFLDVAEAFGASEVYALGGVPTGELIEEYAVVGAVNDESLLDPLEEAGVEFREDEPAGGIVGVSGLLLGLGERRGFDAACLMGETSGYLVDPKSARAVLEVLETVLEFDLDYETLDERADEMEEVVGKIQEMEQQQQGMDVPTDDDLRYIG
- a CDS encoding RNA-protein complex protein Nop10, producing the protein MKSDIRVCSAWPEAHDRPVYTLFARCPDCGADAENSAPAPIDPDDPYGEYRRSLKRRRR
- a CDS encoding translation initiation factor IF-2 subunit alpha; the encoded protein is MKYSGWPDPGELVVGKIDEIEDFGVFVDLEEYRDKRGLIHISEVASGWIKNVRDHVREGQIVVCKVLDVDEGSQQIDLSLKDVNDHQRSDKIQEWKNEQKADNWMELAFGEEIDDEEYTAIANELIGAHGSLYDGFKQAAIHGEEALDETDLDDDEIDALVETARENVSVPYVNVTGYIDIENPSPSGVDGIREALQAAEGNGEVPEEVDLEVSYVGAPEYRITVQAPNYKTAESQLESSAERAIAAIESHGGEGEYHRERRTDDE
- a CDS encoding 30S ribosomal protein S27e encodes the protein MAGNFYSVRCSDCENEQIVFGKAATEVSCAVCGTTLARPTGGKAEIDHEIVETVESR
- a CDS encoding 50S ribosomal protein L44e is translated as MQMPRRFNTYCPHCNEHHEVEVEKVRTGRSTGMKKVADRQRRRQTSTIGNSGKFSKVPSGEKPTKKADLKYRCAECGKAHLREGWRVGRLEFQE
- a CDS encoding HAH_0734 family protein, translated to MKRLIIHGDPGIRKGAIIDYDGEEVICFGINRNGEYHGPKEVQLWCTVGTEDEFEDFEKRNYMPHFLDVDRVDADAVEVVRPRGDLAI
- a CDS encoding GtrA family protein, whose product is MADSLGDVLRTRVRALLSTARIGQFAGVGFVGATVDTLALFLLVEAAGLGPVVAKTIAWEIGIVVIFAINERWTFADYGTVGLRPLGRRFLRSNLVRFAGFLVTLSALAGLVYGFDVWYLAANVVGIGVGFFVNYTCESLYTWKVHRD